CGTGATCATGGGAACAGAATAGCATTATAATAGAAGAAATAAAAAGCAGCGCTGGACCGGCGCTGCTTTTTTTTGTTGCCTGATGCGGCAACGTTGTACGCCTTGTCTATAAGGCAAGTGGCGGGAAAGTTCATTAATAGTGAAGCTATCTGCCGTAAAAAGTGCCGTATCCAGGCGGAAAGCTGGATTAATGAGCTTCTCCGCCTTATTCGCACGGTGAGCCTCATAAATAGTGAAGTTGGCCTCACTGTTGCCCAGTGATTGTCCAGCTGTGGAGCACTATAGAGCGGAAAGCCTCATAAATAATGAGTCTAGGCTCATTATTGCATCCCATTTGCTAGGCTGCGTGGGGCCAAAAAGAGACCACCCTCATCATTTGCTAGAGTGGTCTCAAGTTTATTGCGTTTAAATGGCAGTTGCCGACAACGAAATGCCGGCAAACAAAGAAGTCCAGGCTTTATTGAGCCTGGACTTCTTTGTTTGCGGCTAATTATCTAAAAAATAAAAAGTGCGTCGGAAGCTTTCTAAGCTGTCCGTCGGAAGGCTTGTTAATAACGCGTCCGTTCCAGATCATCGACGAGGAGCCGCCGCCGTCCAGGTTGTAGCCGTCAACGGCGCCTAACCGCTGCAGCAGAATCTGCATCTCGGCCAGCGTTGCGCCGGAGCTGCCGCCTTCGTTGCGGCCGTCCGCTACGATGATAAGCAGCTGCCCGTCCTTGTAGTTGGCAATAACGGTGCGGGGCGCGCGCGTTGGACTGCTCTGCCACTTGCTTGGTATCGTTGTTGGACTGCCGTTTTTCAGAAGCACGGGAACAAACGACGCGCCAAATTTGACGTTTAGATTATCTAGCTGCTGCTTGCTTGTAAATTTACCGCCAACCAGCTTGTTGCTGGCGTTAAGACCAACAAAGAACAAATCTGCACGGGTTGGCTCGAAGCCTTCTACATAATCGCCGTTCAAAATGGTTGTGCTGAGCGGATACCGCTTGCCTCCGCCATCGGCAAAGCCGCCTGCATTAACGCCGGCCACGGCGCCGTATCGTTGTACGGCGGCCAGCGTTGTTTCGGCACCGCCTACCTTATCGTTGCCGAGCACCATTTTCATCGCGTCGCCTGACTTGAGCTTAATCTTCATCGCGTAGCTTTGGAAGTTGTCGGCCTTTATGTAGAATAACTGCGCGGTCAGCTTGTCCGAGCTGATCGTCCCCGAAGGAGATCCAAGCCGTCCGGTAATGATCCTGTCGTAAATCACTAACGGGCGGTTAGCCTGGGTGGTAGCCGTATTAACGATCTGTTTCATATCGGCGTTTGTCTGGTTATACAGCTTTAGCTGCTTTTTAATAGAGGCGCTTGTCGCTGTTGCGGTCTGATGGGCCTGGTCGAGTCCGCTGGCGACGGATTTCGTATGGTCTGCGGCAGCCTCTTGCTGAGTGCCGGCCTCCGGGAAATCCGGAAGGACAATGGAAATATTCGTAACCATAAGCCATAACAACATCGCGACAAACGGTGTGCAGGCCAGCAGCATCGTTCGGTTCAGCGCTCGGATGGATAAAGTCATTTGAGCACATCCAGATTTTTTTGCAGTTCGTTCAGCTTCTTTTTCACTTCGTTTAATTGCGTGTAAAGCTTATTGCTGTTATCGGTTTTGACATCAGCATTATCCTTCGTGAAGGTAAGCAGCTCGTTAAGCGCTTCTACCTTGGATTCCAATTGCGACAGCTCTTCTTTATAGCCGGTTTCCACTTTGGCAATCCGGTCATCGTATTGCTTTTGCATCTCGGCAATTTGTGCGGCTGTCTGGCGCTCCACATCGGCAGAAATCTGCTTCTGGACATGCTCGCTGTACAGCTTGGCACCGGTGAGGCCGGCAGCAATCAGAATAACCCATACACATACAAAGATTACAAAAGCACGCTGCTTCGTAGCCTTGCGCGATTTCGTTTCATAAGAAGCATTCGTTTCTAAAGCGGTATTGCTCATTGGCGTTCACCTCGTTTTCCGTTAATAAGGAAGTGAACGGACTGCAAAAATAGCATTTAAGCTAGTCTATCATGTTAGACGAACGAACGATGCCCAAGGTTAAGGCTGTCACTACATTGTAACAAAGATTGCTAGGGAAAGAGCCATTCATTTTGTGGGAATTGAAGGATAAGGTATAATAATAACAATTACGCTTAGTTCACGCTTTCGAAGCATGAATTATCACAATTGGCTTTAAAAATTGCAATTTGCGTGAAAATTCATTTTAGGAGGTAATCGAAACATGACCACAGCTGTAGAACAAGCCATGTTTGCCGGAGGATGCTTCTGGTGCATGGTATCCCCGTTTGAAGAAACACCGGGTATTTTATCCGTTGTATCGGGTTATTCCGGAGGCCATAAGGCAAATCCAACGTACGAAGAAGTGTGTTCCGAAACAACGGGACATGCGGAAGTTGTTCATATTACTTTTGATCCGTCGATTTATTCTTACGAGAAGCTGCTGGACGTGTTCTGGCATCAGATCGATCCGACCGACGCGGGCGGCCAATTCCATGACCGCGGGGAATCCTACCGGACGGCTATCTTCTATTATAATGAAGAACAGCGCCGGAAGGCGGAGGCTTCCAAGGAGGCTTTGGCAGCAAGCGGCAGATTCGACAAACCTATCGTCACAGCCATTGAGCCGGCGAAGGAGTTCTACCCGGCGGAGGATTATCACCAAGGTTATCATCGGACGAACCCGTTACGTTATAAAATGTACCGCAAAGGTTCCGGCCGCGATGCTTTCATCAATACGCATTGGACGGTTAGGAAGGAAGAGGGCGAGCTTCGCACCCGCCTTACTCCGATCCAGTATGAAGTTACGCAGAACAATGCGACGGAGCGTCCTTTTACGGGCGAATTTTGGGATCACAAGGATGAGGGTCTGTATGTTGACATCGTCTCGGGAGAACCGCTTTTTACATCCCGCGAGAAATACGATTCCGGATGCGGCTGGCCAAGCTTTACGAAGCCGGTGAAGGAAGCATCCATAACGGAAGTGCTCGACACCAGCCATTTCATGGTTCGTACCGAGGTGCGCAGTAAAGAAGGCGATTCCCATCTGGGTCACGTATTCGATGATGGTCCGGGACCAAACGGACTCCGTTACTGCATTAACTCCGCTTCGCTCCGATTTATCCCGGCAGCGGATTTGGAGAAGGAAGGGTACGGCGAGTACGTCAACTATTTCAAATAAGCGATTGGGGGAGAAACGATGCATATTGAAGAAGCGATCCGAACGAGACGTTCCATAGGGCGCGTCAAGCAAGATCCGGTTGATCGTAATCTAATTGAGAAGGTGCTGGACTCGGCAACCTGGGCGCCAAGCCACCATAACACGCAGCCTTGGAGATTCATCGTAATGACCGGTGACGGTCGTGCTAAGCTTGGCGAAGGTTATGCGCGTGTAGCGCTTGCAACACTTGGGGCAGGGGAAAGCCCCGAGTTGGAAGAGCGTCTTCGGAAGGAGCGCGTCAAAGCATACCGCTCGCCAGTGGTTATTGCGGTGGTCTGCTCGCCGTCCGCTGATCCGCGGGCAACGCTGGTGGAGGAAGTTGCAGCTTCGCATACGGCGGTGCAGAATTTGCTGCTTGCCGCACACGCGAACGGGCTAGGAGCGATTTGGCGTTCCGGCGACCCGATGTACCATCCGCTTATGAATGATACGTTTGGTCTAGCTGGGAACGAGCAGATCGTAGCGCTGGTTTATATGGGTTATCCGGATATGAATCCGCCGGAACCAAAGCGCACGCCGGCATCGGAAAAAACAATCTGGCTCGAATCTTAATCTTAAGCATAACAAGGCGCCCGCGAGGGCGCTTTTTTGTTGTCCAATCGGGGAAAATAAACCCGGACAGGATGGAACCGTTTTTTTAGCAGTGAAACCTTTATTTATGATTAATTTAGTGTTAAAATATTTAGAGTTAATGAAATTGCTTTATATATGATGCTGACTGACCTGAAAGGAGTGAGGAAATGGCAAATGCCAGCGAAGAGTTGATTAATCTTATCGGCCAATTTCGTTTGTTTCTGAAAAATGTCACGACCGAGTGGAGCAAGAAGACGATGGCCGGCATGAACACGACGCAGTTCAAGCTGTTATACACGCTTCATTCATCCGGTCCTCTGAAGGTATCGGAGCTTGCCGATTTACTCGGATTAACGTCCGGCGCCATCACGGGTATTGCCGACAAGATGCTGGCGGAAGGTTTAATCAGCCGCGAACGAACAACCGACGACCGGAGAGTGGTTATTATCGCTTTGACTTCGGAAGGCGATAAGCTCGTTAACCAGGTGATGGAATGTCACGAAGAGATATTTTCTTCTTTTTTCAACGGCCTTCCGGAAGAAGATATTCAGCATTTGAGAAGAATTTTCTCGAAGCTGACCGCCAATATGGATGAAGGCAAGCTGGAAAAATAATCTTGCATGGACGGATTGACTGATTCATAAAAAAGATATATAGTAGTAAATGCTTTGTTAATAATTTATTTAGTATTAAAATATTAAATGCTAATGAATTATCGGTTCAAGCAATCGGCGGGAAAGGGGAGAGGCAATGACGAATGCCAATGAAGAGCTGATTGGTTTCATGGGACAATTCAAGACGTTCCTGAAAAACGTAAACAACGAATGGAGCCGGAAAACAATGACGGGCATGAACTATACCCAGTTCAAGCTGTTGTTTACCCTCCATACATCGGACTCCCTCAAGGTTTCGGAGCTTGCCGAAATTCTCGGACTGACCTCCGGTGCTATTACGGGTATCGCCGATAAGCTGGTGGCTGAAGGCCTTATCAGCCGCGAGAGGGCAAATGACGACCGCAGGGTCGTATATATTGAATTAACGGCTAAAGGCAAGGACATGGTTGACGACATTCTCGAGTCGCAGAAAGAGACGTTTTCCTCCTTTTTCAATGTATTGCCGGAAGAAGATATTCAGCATCTGAGGAGAATTTTTGCCCAGCTGCTCGCGAATATGGATAACAAATAGCATTTCAGCTTGAATCACACAAACATAGAAAGAAAAAGGAGAGAAAGACCATATGAGTAATGCTGTAGCGGCATTAAAAAGAGGCCCGATCGTCGCGTCGGTGCTTATCGCAGCCTTCGTAGCGCTTTTGAGCCAGACGCTCCTTAACGTTGCGCTTCCGAGTATCATGACTGACCTGAAGGTCAGCGCGAATACGGTACAATGGCTGTCCACCGGTTATTTGCTAGTCAATGGCGTCCTTATTCCAATTAGTGCTTATTTGATCAGCCGGTTTTCTACTAGGTCATTGTTTGTCGTAGCAACAAGTTTATTTACGGTAGGTACCATCGTCAGCGCCTTGGCGCCGAGCTTTGAAACCCTGCTTACTGGCCGGATTATTCAGGCAGCGGGCGCAGGTATTCTGATGCCGCTGATGTCGATCATCTTCCTGACGATTTTCCCGATCGAACAACGCGGTAAGGCAATGGGTATGATGGGGATCGCGATGATTTTCGCACCAGCTGTTGGCCCAACGCTGTCGGGTTGGGTTGTTGAGCATTATGACTGGCGCGTTCTGTTCTACATCGTATTGCCACTGTCGCTGTTCGGCTTGATTTATGGCGCTATTTCGATGAAGAACGTAACGCAAACAGCGAAATCCAAGCTGGATATTTTCGCCGTTATTTTGTCCACTTTGGGCTTTGGCGGCCTGCTGTACGGCTTTAGTGACGCGGGTACGGACGGCTGGAACAACGTAACTGTGTACACAAGCTTGATCGTTGGCGTTATTTCCTTGATTGGCTTTGTATGGTATCAGCTTGTCGTTAAGAAGCCGATCCTTGAAATGCGCGTTTTCAAGTTCGGCATGTATTCCCTGACTACTGTCATTAACGTCATCATCACCATGGCCATGTTCTCGGGTATGATCTTGCTTCCGATTTATCTGCAAAGCATTATGGGCTTTACGCCGCTTAAATCCGGTTTGCTCCTGCTGCCGGGTGCAATCCTGATGGGGATTATGTCGCCAATCACCGGTATGATCTTCGATAAAGTCGGAGCTCGCTGGCTGGCGGTTACCGGTCTTGTAATTACCGTCTACTCGTCTTACGAATTCAGTCAGCTGACGGATCATACGACTTACGGTTACCTGATTACAATGTACACCTTGCGTATGTTCGGTATGTCCATGCTGATGATGCCGATCCAAACGGCAGGCATGAACCAGCTGCCGCAGCGTTTGAACGCTCACGGCTCGGCGATGTCGCAAACGCTGCGTAACGTAGCGGGCGCTTTGGGTACAGCGTTCCTCGTTACGCTGATGACGAACAAAGCGGCTTCGGAAACGAAGCATATGGTCGCAACGCAAGGCATTGATCCTAACGATAAAGCGGCAATGGCTCATGTCATTCAAGAAGCGACGATTACGGGTATCAACCACTCGTTCGTAGTAGCAACTTGGTTCGCTGTTGCGGCACTCGTACTGGCCTTCTTCATCCGCAAGGTAAAACCGCATGAAGAACCGGCTACCGTAGTAAACGCATCTTCCGAAGGTCAAGCGAAAGCTCAGCTTGCCGCGACCCAATCGAAATAAGGTTTGGTTAAAACGCAAGCTGCGCATTCAAATGTTCTTCCGATCGCCATTGCTCATGGATTCCTTTGATTGAAATAGTTTAATGATGGGATCCCTGAGCAAAAGCGAACACTAAAAGCTTTCTGTAAGAAAGCTACTTCGTAAGCATATGCTACGTTTCTACAGAATCATTTGAAATGCTACGCTTGAGTTTAACCAATAGGTAAATAAAAAACGGCCGTGCAGATTCGTTTCTGCACGGCCGTTTTTGTTTTTATATGATGCGCGGAAGCCTTAACGATACGCCGCATCGTTAAGGGATACCTAGGGAGACTTTGGGCGGATTAGGCAGTTTGCGCCTTTTACCTAACTCCCCTTATTTTACAGGCTTATAAACATGAAAGTTGTGCTCCAGCACCTGCCAGAAGGCTGGGAACGGAACATCAAGCACCCATGTGCTCACCCCTCGAAGATGATAACATTTCACCAGATCAAGCTTCGCCTGCACGCTCCTCGCATCCTCGAACCAGACCTGGTGGCCGCGCCCGTACTCATCCCTGTAACCGTAGTACGGCGATTCCGCGAATGGATCGTAGTGAATCACCGCGCCGTACCTGGCTGCTCTCCGCACCGCATTGCCCGAACTGATAGACATCGCCCAATCCTGTCCGGGGGTATAAGGGAGTGTCCAGTCGTAGCCGTAAAGCGGCATCCCGAGCATAATCTTGCTGGAAGGTATCAGCGCTATCGCATAGTTCAACACTTTGGCCACCTCATTCCTTGGAGCAACCGCCATCGGTGGTCCGCCCGCCCATCCCCATTCATATGTCATGAGGATAACAAAATCCAGAATCCGGCCTTGCTCAGCGTAATCCTGCCCTTCGAAGAGCTGTCCGTCCTGACCAGGGGAACTAACCGGCGGCAAGGTGGAGGAGACAAGGCATCCGATGGCATGCAGAGAGCCGGTTAGCCGCTCCAGGAATTGATGATAAAGCTTGCGGTCGGCAGCCGGAATAAAAGCAAAATCTATATTAAGAGCCCAATACTTATTCATCCTCATGACGTATATGATCCCTTGGATCAGACGTTCCTTCACGGCTTCGTTCGTTAAAATGAAATGGACCAGGCTTGGGCTGAACGTATAGCCGTCAAAATTCGTAATAACCATCATTGGTGCCGCCCGACCGCGGTAGGCTTCCTGAATGGCTGGCAAATCATTTAAGGCGCTAAGCGAACCGTCCGGCCTAACTTGATAACTGAAGGGGCTAAGGAAGGTCAGATGTTTGGCTGCAGCGGCCGCGCTAGCGGTGATGCCCGCATCCGAGACGACGGGCTCGGCATAGCCATTCGCTTCAATAGTCATCTTGCGCGGATTCGGAATGCGAAGACGCATGCCGGGAAGAATAAGGGCGGGATTGGTGATATGGTTAACCCTGGCTAGCTCCTGAAGGGTGACGCCGTATTTTTGCGAGATCGTCCATAAAGTTTCTCCCGGAATGACCTGATGGCTGTCAGCCTCAACGGGGATAATGAGCGATTGTCCGGCGACGAGAGGTTCGGTTGCCTGCATGCCATTGGCGGCAAGGATAGCTTCCGGGGACAGGCTGTACAGCTGCGCCAGACTCTGTACGGTGTCCCGCCCTTTGACGGTATAGATCAACATCGCCTCTCGCCTCCTTTAATGATTCGGATTCTTCTCCTACTATTCTATTCGGCAACTCCCCCAACTTAAAACCATGCCAAATAAATTGATAACGGCAGGAAAAGGAAAGGGAAATAGTTGCAATTTAAGACAAAAACGAACTTTATTTGAACTCTTTTATTTTAATGTTCGTATTTTATACGCTTTTCATTGACAGACATAGGGGGATTGGATAAACTGAAATAGGTTAAGGCGGAACATTCGTCGAATGCTCCCTAAATATGATGAAAGATCTCGTATATCCTCGGGAAAAAGGCCCGAAAGTTTCTACCCGAAAACCTTTATTTTCGGACTACGAGTTGATGGAACAAATATACAGGTTGCCCCTTCAACAGGGCAGCCTTATGCTGTCTTTGCATTGCGAAATTCTTGTGATTGAAGTAAAGACAATTGTTGCCATCTGCTCGGGTCCCGGCAGCATCCATAGAAAGTATGGTTGCGGCGCGGGATTTTTGCGTTTCGCGAGATATACACATTTTATAGATGAAGGAAGGTTTGAACGCATGTCTGCGAAAGTAGGCGTCATCATGGGCAGCAAGTCGGATTGGGATACAATGAAACTTGCCTGCGACGTGTTAGAAGAGCTGCAAATTCCTTACGAGAAAAAGGTTGTTTCCGCTCACCGGACACCGGATTTAATGTTCGAATATGCGGAGACGGCTGCAGAACGCGGCCTTAAAGTAATCATCGCGGGTGCCGGCGGTGCCGCGCATTTGCCGGGCATGGTTGCTGCGAAGACGATTCTGCCGGTAATCGGCGTGCCAGTCAAATCCTCGAATCTGAGCGGCCTTGATTCGCTCCTGTCGATCGTGCAAATGCCGGGCGGCATTCCGGTTGCGACAGTAGCAATCGGCAATGCCGGCGGTACAAACGCCGGACTGTTAGCCGCTCAAATGCTCGGTGCTTTTGATCCTGAAGTACAAGCCCGGGTGGAAGCGCGGCGCGAGCGGATCAAGCAGGAAGTGCTGGAAAGCAGTGAGACATTATGATGATGGAAGATAACAAACGGACGCTTCTGCCGGGAAGCACCATTGGTGTTCTGGGCGGCGGACAGCTTGGCCGGATGATGGCGCTCGCAGGCAGCGCGATGGGGTACCGCTTTGTAGCGCTTGACCCGACAGCCGATGCGCCTTGCGGACAAGTAGCGGACCAGATCGTCGCTGCATACAACGACCGTGAAGCAGCCCGCGAACTGGCGCGAAGGGCGGACGTCATCACGTACGAGTTCGAGAATGTCGATGCCGATGTGGCGGCGATGCTTATGTCGGAATCGTACGTGCCGCAGGGCAGCGAGCTGCTCTATACGACGCAGCACCGGCTTCGCGAGAAGCGTGCGATTGAAGCGGCGGGCGTACGGGTTGCCCCGTACAGCGAAATCCGGAGCAGCGAAGAGCTTCGTGCCGCAGCTGAAAAGTTTGGACTTCCATGCGTGCTGAAGACGGCAATGGGCGGTTATGACGGCAAAGGACAATGGGTGATTCGGAGCTTTGACGAAATTGAAGAAGCGTACGAGACATTAAGCCGTGCCGGCGTAGAGCTAGTGCTGGAGCAATTCATTAAGTTTGACAAGGAATTATCCGTTATTGCGGCAAGAAGTCCTCAAGGCGAGATAAAAGCGTTCCCCGCTGCGGAAAATATTCATGTCGAGAATATTTTGCATCTGTCGATCGTTCCGGCCCGCATTGCGGAGAGCGTTCAGCAGGAAGCGGAGAAGCTGGCGATCAAGATCGCGGAAGGGCTTGGCGTAGTTGGCCTGATAGCCGTAGAGCTGTTCCTGACGGCCGACGGCGAGCTGTTCGTTAACGAGCTGGCGCCTCGCCCGCATAACAGCGGTCATTATACGATGGAAGCTTGCCGGACCTCGCAGTTCGAACAGCATGTGCGCGCGGTATGCAATCTGCCTCTGGGCGATACGGGGCTGCTTACGCCGGTTGTTATGGTGAACGTCCTTGGTCAGCATGTAGAGCCGCTGCTTGCGCGGATGGCGAAGCATGATGAAGCGGCGGCAAGATTAAACGTTGCGCCAAAGCTTCATCTGTACGGCAAGAAGGACGCTGTATTCAAACGGAAAATGGGCCATGTAAACGTGCTTGCCGGCGATGTGCAGCAGGCGCTTGATTGGATAGAAGAGACAACTATTTGGAAGGTGTGAACGGTACATGTTAGAGCGTTACAGCAGACCGGAAATGAGAGCAATTTGGACGGAGCAGAACAAATTCCAAGCATGGCTTGAGGTTGAGCTTTGCTCCTGCGAGGCTTGGGTTGAACTTGGCGTTATTCCGGCAGAAGACGTAGAAGCGCTTCGCAAAGCGGCTACTTTTAATATCGACCGCATTTACGAAATCGAGCAAGAAACCCGCCATGACGTAATCGCGTTCACGCGCGCGGTATCCGAGACGGTTGGTCCGGAGCGCAAATGGGTTCATTACGGCCTGACTTCGACTGACGTTGTAGATACGGCGAACGGCTACTTGCTTCTTCAAGCAAACGCGATTCTCAAAAAAGACATCGAGCGTTTCATCTCGATCCTTCGCGAGAAAGCGATCCAATACAAAGATACGCCTATGATGGGCCGTACGCATGGCGTGCATGCCGAGCCAACAACGTTTGGCCTGAAAATGGCGCTGTGGCATGAAGAAATGAAACGCAACCTCGAGCGTTTCGAGCATGCGGCAAACGGCGTTCAATTCGGTAAAATTTCCGGCGCTGTCGGTACTTACGCGAACATTGATCCGTTCGTTGAAGAGTTTGTATGCAAAAAGCTTGGCATCAGCCCGGCTCCAATCTCGACGCAAACGTTGCAGCGTGACCGTCACGCTGAATATATGGCGACGCTTGCGCTTGTTGCAACGTCGCTTGATAAATTCGCTACGGAAATCCGCGCTTTGCAGAAGAGCGAATTCCGTGAAGTGGAAGAAGCTTTCGCGAAAGGCCAAAAAGGCTCGTCCGCAATGCCGCACAAACGCAACCCGATCGGCTGCGAGAACATCTCCGGTCTGTCCCGCGTAATCCGCGGCCACATGCTGACAGCTTACGAGAATGTACCGCTGTGGCATGAGCGCGACATCAGCCATTCGTCGGCAGAACGCGTTATTCTGCCGGATGCAACGATGCTTCTGAATTACATGCTGAACCGTCTGGGCAACATCATTCAGAACCTGACCGTGTTCCCTGAAAATATGAAGAAAAACATGCAGCGCACGTTTGGCGTTCCGTTCTCCGGCCGCGTGATGACAAAGCTGATCGACAAAGGCCTCAGCCGCGAGCAAGCATACGACACGGTTCAGCCGCGCGCGATGCAAGCGTGGGAAGAGCAGCGCCAATTCCGCGACATTATCGAATCGACGCCGGAAATTACAAGCCTTCTGTCGGCAGAAGAAATCGACGATGCCTTCAACCCGGCTTGGCACTTGAAGCATGTGAATACCATCTTTACGCGTCTTGGCTTGAACTAAAGGGCAAAGGGGATTCGAGGAAGAATGACTGCACAATCGCAAGCTTTATCCACGGCGGCGGACTACATCAAAGCTCCGCTGCTGTATAAAGGCAAGGTTCGTGAGCTTTACGATCTTGGTGAGCATTATCTGATCGTCGTGACAGACCGCATCTCGGCATTCGACTATGTACTGGATCCGGCTGTCCCGCAAAAAGGCAACGTGCTGAACCGCCTGTCGGCTTTCTGGTTCGAGCAAACAGCCGATATTCAGACGAACCATGTCGTACACACGGACGTCGAAAAGCTAGGGGATATCGTTACGGCGCCCGAGCTTCTGAAGGACCGGATCATGGTGACGAAAAAAGCGGAGCGTATCGACATTGAATGCGTCGTTCGCGGCTATATCACCGGCGGCGGCTGGAGACAATACCAGCAAACGTCCGCGATCAACGGCATTCAGCTGCCGGAGGGTATGCGCAAGAACGAGCGCTTCCCACAGCCGATCTTTACGCCGGCAGCGAAAAACGACGTTGGCCACGACGAGGACATTCCGTTCGAGCGGATGCAGGAGATGGTTGGCGCCGAGCTTGCGGAAGAGCTTAAGGGCCGCAGCATCAAGCTGTACGAATTCGCTCACGAATATTGCGCGAAGCATGGCATTATCCTTGCCGACTGCAAATTCGAATTCGGACTGATCGACGGCAAAGTCATTCTGATCGACGAGATCTTTACCCCGGATTCCTCGCGTTTCTGGGGGGAGAAGAGCTACGCTTACGATATCGAAATCGACAGCATGGACAAAGAACCGGTCCGTACTTACCTTCTCGGTTCCGATTGGGATAGAGACAGCAAACCGGCTCCTCTCCCTGAATCCGTAGTAAACGAAACAACAAATCGTTACCTCGACATTTATAGCCGTCTTACCGGCCGTTCGCTCGGATAGATCGCAATTATATAGGTTTTTGAATTTATCTTTTATTTTTAGATTTCTTGTTCTTAGATGAATTTTCAAGGTTTGGCGTTGAGCACGGGAGTGCGCTAACGCCCCAGCTACGGCACACACGACTACCCGGGAGTGTGTTGGGGTTGAGCTGTAAAATGGTTGCGAGCGAGTAGGTGTTGGTGTCCGTCTGAGAGCCCTGGCGTTCGCCTTTGAAATCAGGAAAATTACCGCTAAGCGGTTCTAATCAAATTTTCCGGATTTCAACAGCGACGAAGAGGGACACCAACACCAAACGAGCGAACGCACCATTTTCACCGAATCCCACACAAGACCGGAAAAACCATTTTCAGGAGGCCCTACTAT
This region of Paenibacillus sp. JDR-2 genomic DNA includes:
- a CDS encoding MarR family winged helix-turn-helix transcriptional regulator; the protein is MANASEELINLIGQFRLFLKNVTTEWSKKTMAGMNTTQFKLLYTLHSSGPLKVSELADLLGLTSGAITGIADKMLAEGLISRERTTDDRRVVIIALTSEGDKLVNQVMECHEEIFSSFFNGLPEEDIQHLRRIFSKLTANMDEGKLEK
- a CDS encoding phosphodiester glycosidase family protein, with the protein product MTLSIRALNRTMLLACTPFVAMLLWLMVTNISIVLPDFPEAGTQQEAAADHTKSVASGLDQAHQTATATSASIKKQLKLYNQTNADMKQIVNTATTQANRPLVIYDRIITGRLGSPSGTISSDKLTAQLFYIKADNFQSYAMKIKLKSGDAMKMVLGNDKVGGAETTLAAVQRYGAVAGVNAGGFADGGGKRYPLSTTILNGDYVEGFEPTRADLFFVGLNASNKLVGGKFTSKQQLDNLNVKFGASFVPVLLKNGSPTTIPSKWQSSPTRAPRTVIANYKDGQLLIIVADGRNEGGSSGATLAEMQILLQRLGAVDGYNLDGGGSSSMIWNGRVINKPSDGQLRKLPTHFLFFR
- a CDS encoding LysM peptidoglycan-binding domain-containing protein is translated as MLIYTVKGRDTVQSLAQLYSLSPEAILAANGMQATEPLVAGQSLIIPVEADSHQVIPGETLWTISQKYGVTLQELARVNHITNPALILPGMRLRIPNPRKMTIEANGYAEPVVSDAGITASAAAAAKHLTFLSPFSYQVRPDGSLSALNDLPAIQEAYRGRAAPMMVITNFDGYTFSPSLVHFILTNEAVKERLIQGIIYVMRMNKYWALNIDFAFIPAADRKLYHQFLERLTGSLHAIGCLVSSTLPPVSSPGQDGQLFEGQDYAEQGRILDFVILMTYEWGWAGGPPMAVAPRNEVAKVLNYAIALIPSSKIMLGMPLYGYDWTLPYTPGQDWAMSISSGNAVRRAARYGAVIHYDPFAESPYYGYRDEYGRGHQVWFEDARSVQAKLDLVKCYHLRGVSTWVLDVPFPAFWQVLEHNFHVYKPVK
- the msrB gene encoding peptide-methionine (R)-S-oxide reductase MsrB, with amino-acid sequence MTTAVEQAMFAGGCFWCMVSPFEETPGILSVVSGYSGGHKANPTYEEVCSETTGHAEVVHITFDPSIYSYEKLLDVFWHQIDPTDAGGQFHDRGESYRTAIFYYNEEQRRKAEASKEALAASGRFDKPIVTAIEPAKEFYPAEDYHQGYHRTNPLRYKMYRKGSGRDAFINTHWTVRKEEGELRTRLTPIQYEVTQNNATERPFTGEFWDHKDEGLYVDIVSGEPLFTSREKYDSGCGWPSFTKPVKEASITEVLDTSHFMVRTEVRSKEGDSHLGHVFDDGPGPNGLRYCINSASLRFIPAADLEKEGYGEYVNYFK
- a CDS encoding MarR family winged helix-turn-helix transcriptional regulator; amino-acid sequence: MTNANEELIGFMGQFKTFLKNVNNEWSRKTMTGMNYTQFKLLFTLHTSDSLKVSELAEILGLTSGAITGIADKLVAEGLISRERANDDRRVVYIELTAKGKDMVDDILESQKETFSSFFNVLPEEDIQHLRRIFAQLLANMDNK
- a CDS encoding nitroreductase, which produces MHIEEAIRTRRSIGRVKQDPVDRNLIEKVLDSATWAPSHHNTQPWRFIVMTGDGRAKLGEGYARVALATLGAGESPELEERLRKERVKAYRSPVVIAVVCSPSADPRATLVEEVAASHTAVQNLLLAAHANGLGAIWRSGDPMYHPLMNDTFGLAGNEQIVALVYMGYPDMNPPEPKRTPASEKTIWLES
- the purE gene encoding 5-(carboxyamino)imidazole ribonucleotide mutase; this translates as MSAKVGVIMGSKSDWDTMKLACDVLEELQIPYEKKVVSAHRTPDLMFEYAETAAERGLKVIIAGAGGAAHLPGMVAAKTILPVIGVPVKSSNLSGLDSLLSIVQMPGGIPVATVAIGNAGGTNAGLLAAQMLGAFDPEVQARVEARRERIKQEVLESSETL
- a CDS encoding DHA2 family efflux MFS transporter permease subunit gives rise to the protein MSNAVAALKRGPIVASVLIAAFVALLSQTLLNVALPSIMTDLKVSANTVQWLSTGYLLVNGVLIPISAYLISRFSTRSLFVVATSLFTVGTIVSALAPSFETLLTGRIIQAAGAGILMPLMSIIFLTIFPIEQRGKAMGMMGIAMIFAPAVGPTLSGWVVEHYDWRVLFYIVLPLSLFGLIYGAISMKNVTQTAKSKLDIFAVILSTLGFGGLLYGFSDAGTDGWNNVTVYTSLIVGVISLIGFVWYQLVVKKPILEMRVFKFGMYSLTTVINVIITMAMFSGMILLPIYLQSIMGFTPLKSGLLLLPGAILMGIMSPITGMIFDKVGARWLAVTGLVITVYSSYEFSQLTDHTTYGYLITMYTLRMFGMSMLMMPIQTAGMNQLPQRLNAHGSAMSQTLRNVAGALGTAFLVTLMTNKAASETKHMVATQGIDPNDKAAMAHVIQEATITGINHSFVVATWFAVAALVLAFFIRKVKPHEEPATVVNASSEGQAKAQLAATQSK